AACTTCAATGTGGCCGCTGTTGACAGCGCTTAATTTCAAAGAGGTTTTCTTCGGCACCTTGATGTTGATATCAATGGTGCGGCGATGTGACGAGGCGCTCACCGTCATGCGGTTGCGCTCTTCTTCAACAGACAGCCCGGTGGATGTGATTGCCACTCGCTTTAAGCCTTCGGAATTCCGTTTTGATCTCTTTGAATATCTTCTGGTCCGGGTCCGTGCCTCAATAATGATTTCGTCGCCATCGTACCCTTTCACGGTAATGGAGCCGTTGGTGAGGCCGACTTTGATAAATCCCGGTCTTGAGGGGTCGCTAAAGGTCAAGCTCACCCGGTCGACGGGTTGGTCCTGGCTGAAAGCGAAAGTCACAAACAGCAAAGGAAACAATACAAGTGCTTTAGTTTTTTTCATTTTTCACCTCAATTAAAATGAGCTAAATTCTTCTCTAAAAAGGCACGTAACATATCACCATGAAGGTTTTTCTCGATAATTTCACCTTCACTATTGATGATAATGTTATGTGGTAATTGTCTCACGGCATACAGGCTGGCCGCTGGTCCGCTAAAAGCATTAACTGCAGAAACATTCGGCCATGGAAGATTGTCCTTCCTAATTGCCTTCAGCCAATTGTCACGACTGAATTCCAAACCCACGCCAATTATTTCAAAACCTTTGTTTTTAAAGCTGCTATATAAGCTAACCAAATTGGGGTTTTCTGCCCGGCACGGGCCACACCAAGAAGCCCAGAAGTCGATTAGCAAATACTTTGCATTTAAGGATGACAGCGAAATAGGGGTTCCGCTTGTGTCCAGAAGCGTAAAATCAGGAGCTGGCTGTCCGATAGCGACGTCTTTTAATACTTCAATTCTATCCATAAGCTGCTCGAAATAGCGCATCTCCCGGAAGGACTTATCAAGCTTAGAAACAAGAGTTTCAAGTTCTTCCAATTCCAAACTGTTTGCCAGATATTTTAAAATCAGATATGGAGTAATTTCTGAGGAATTGTTTTCTTGAATATAGCTCTCGATGAAAGCACTTTGCTCTCTTTCTGGCGATTGATCTAGTTGCTTCGTGAAGGATTCTAGTTCCTTGTGGAGAGTAGAGCCTGAAACTGACGAGTTTGAAAAGTTGTCAATATGTGTATTTATGGTTATGTTGGAATTTTCTAAAAAAACATTGATGACTTCATTTCTATCAGCAATTCTCAGGTAATACATCTCGGGATAATCTACTCTACCGGTGAGCATAAAAGACCCATCTTTCAAGTCCATTGAATCAATTTGAATATAGGTATAACCTAAAAATGCCCCGGCTTTTTGCAAAAGAATCGTGCCGTCGGATAACCCTTGAATTGTTCCTCGGATGACATAACCATCATCACTTCCATTAG
This window of the candidate division KSB1 bacterium genome carries:
- a CDS encoding AhpC/TSA family protein, encoding MKSKFLIWALVLFSSSCATNGSDDGYVIRGTIQGLSDGTILLQKAGAFLGYTYIQIDSMDLKDGSFMLTGRVDYPEMYYLRIADRNEVINVFLENSNITINTHIDNFSNSSVSGSTLHKELESFTKQLDQSPEREQSAFIESYIQENNSSEITPYLILKYLANSLELEELETLVSKLDKSFREMRYFEQLMDRIEVLKDVAIGQPAPDFTLLDTSGTPISLSSLNAKYLLIDFWASWCGPCRAENPNLVSLYSSFKNKGFEIIGVGLEFSRDNWLKAIRKDNLPWPNVSAVNAFSGPAASLYAVRQLPHNIIINSEGEIIEKNLHGDMLRAFLEKNLAHFN